The segment CGAAAATTATGCGCCAACATTATTAGGTTCCATTCCAACGATGGGAGAAGCTGCTGCTGCTGAAGTAGTAGAATCGGCTGTTGCTGCTTATAACAACGGACAAGGATTGTGGCCAACGATGAAAGTCATTGACCGTATCAGATGCATGGAGAATTTTGTTACGCAAATGAAAGCTGCCCGTAGCGAAGTAGTCAAATATTTGATGTGGGAAATCGGAAAATCATTACCTGATTCAGAGAAGGAATTTGACAGAACGGTTGAATACATTTATGACACAATTGAGGATTACAAAGAATTAGACAGAAACAATGCGCGATTCACCAAAAGCCAAGGCGTGAATGCCATGGTTCGACGTGGGCCATTGGGAGTTGTGCTGTGTCTTGGACCTTATAATTATCCTTTGAACGAAACTTTTTCATTGCTAATTCCCGCCATCATCATGGGAAATACGGTGATTTTTAAACCCGCAAAACACGGCGTTTTATTGATTTCGCCATTGCTTGAAGCGTTTAAAAGCAGTTTTCCAAAAGGCGTTATCAATATCGTTTACGGCAGAGGAAGAGAAGTGGCTTCACCTATTATGAAATCGGGGAAAGTAGATATTCTTGCTTTGATTGGAAATAGCAAATCGGCAATTGCTTTGCAGGATTTGCATCCAAATAAAAACCGTTTGCGTTTGATTTTGGGATTGGAAGCTAAAAATCCCGCGATTATTTTGCCAGATGCGGATTTGGATTTGGCAATTCAGGAATGCATTATGGGAACGTTGTCTTTCAATGGGCAACGTTGTACAGCCTTGAAAATTCTTTACGTACACGAATCAATTGCGGCGGAATTCAACAGAAGATTTACGGATAAAGTTGATGCACTTCCTTTTGGAAATCCATGGGAGAAAGGCGTTTCATTGACACCATTACCCGAAAAAGACAAACCCGATTATATTCAGGAATTAATTGATGATGCTATAACTAAAGGTGCTAAAGTCATTAATGCAAAAGGTGGAGAACGTTCGGATAATTATATTTTTCCAGCTGTTTTATTTCCGATAAACAAAGAAATGCGTGTGTATCACGAAGAGCAATTTGGGCCTGTGATTCCAATTATAACTTTCAAAGACATTCAGGAACCGTTGAATGATATGGCAGAATCAAACTATGGACAACAAGTGAGTTTGTTTGGGAAAGACATTAAAACCATTGCGCCGCTTATTGACACTTTGGTGAATTTGGTTTGCCGTGTGAATTTAAACAGTTCCTGTCAACGTGGTCCGGATGTGTATCCGTTTACGGGAAGAAAAGATTCGGCTGTGGGAACCTTGAGTATTCATGATGCCTTGCGTTCGTTTTCTATTCGAACGTTTGTAGCTTCCAAAGACAATGCGTATAACAATGCGATTTTACAGGAATTGCTCAATAGTAAGGAATCGAATTTTATAAATACTGATTATATTTTATAACAAAAAAGCCCCGAGCAATCGGGACTTTTTTATAAAATTTATTTCTTCGCTGTCGCTTCTTCATAGCGTTCGGAAACTTTTTTCCAATTGATTATTTTGAAGAAGTTGTCAATGTATCTTTTTCGTTTGTATTGATAATCTAAATAATAAGCATGCTCCCAAACATCGAGATTTAAAATTGGTGTGCCCGAAACGATTTGCTTTGGCATCAAAGGATTATCCTGATTTGGTGTACTGGTTACCTGTAATTTTCCTGTTTTATCAACAACCAGCCAAGCCCAACCTGAACCGAATTGTTTGTCGGCTGCATCAGTAAATTGTGTTTTAAACACATCAAATGAGCCAAAATCCCGGGTAATAAGTGTTGCTAACGTATCTTTAGGTTGTCCGCCTGATTTAGGTGCCATGCCTTCCCAAAACAAACTGTGATTGTAATAGCCACCGGCATTATTTTTTAAATCGGCATTGCTGCCATCACATTTTTTTAAGATGTCTTCAATGCTTAAATCGATTAATGTTGGATCTTCAACTACTAATTTATTTAGGTTGTTGGTATAGGTCAAATAATGTTTGGAATAATGCACTTCCATTGTTAGTATATCAATGCTTGGTTCAAGTTCATTGTATTGATAAGGTAATTTGGTAAGAGAAAATTGTCCCTCAATGGCGCTTACGTCATCAGGTTGCCCAATAGTGATTTTTTCTTCGGCTGATGGCAACGGCACTTCAACAACTTCGGTAAGTTTTTTTCTTTTGCAGGATGGTAGCAATAGTATAAAAGAAAAGCATAAAACAATTGAAAAAATCTTCTTCATAAATCTACTTTTTACTATTTGCAATTTCGTGTATTGCTTCTGTGTATAATTCTTTTGCTTCGTCAATGGATAGATGGCTAATTTGCATCCATGCATTAGTTTTAAAGGCATTTCGCAAGTCAAAATCAGCAGAGTTATTATAGTTAATAGTGCCAAAAGTTGCCTGCTTATAATAGGCATACAATCGCAATTGCACATCTTGCGGAAGCTCAGATTGTGACATTTTTGAAGCAATTTCTACTGCTTCCTGAAATCGAATTTCTAATTCTTTTTCGTCCATTTCAGCTTATTCTTTTATTGCAATAACTGTTTGGTTTCCAACAGCATTTTGCTGAAGTTTCACTTCTACTTTTGTTCCTAGTGGAAAATAGATATCGACTCTTGAGCCAAATTTAATAAATCCGGCATCGTCTCCTTGACGAACCTGCATTCCTTCTTCGGCATAATTTACAATTCTGCGAGCCAAAGCACCGGCAATCTGACGATAAAGAATTTCGCCAAATACTCGGCTTTCAATAACAACAGTGGTTCTTTCGTTTTCGGTACTTGCTTTTGGATGCCAGGCAACCAAATATTTTCCAGGATGGTATTTGCTGTATTTTATCTTTCCGCTAACACAATAGCGCGTCACGTGTACGTTTATTGGCGACATAAAAATGGAAACCTGTAACCGTTTGTCTTTGAAATATTCTTCTTCAAATACTTCTTCAATAACGACTACCTTTCCATCAACCGGAGCAAGAACAACTTTATCGTTTGCTTCTATTTTTCTATTCGGGTTTCTGAAAAATTGTAAAATTAGTAATAGAAATACCAAAGCCGCAATTTGGATGGTTTTTTCCAACCAGATTATTGAAGTCAACTTTGGTGCAAACAGCGTAATGATTACGGTTAACGTAGTTGCTATTAAAATAATTTTTCCGCCTTCTTTATGAAACATAATATAAGATTTGATAAAACAAATAAACAAATGGTGCTACAAATATAATACTATCTAGGCGATCTAGAATACCACCATGGCCAGGCATTATATTTCCGCTGTCTTTTACACCAGCGATTCTTTTAAATTTTGATTCGATTAAATCACCTAAAGTGCTGAATATACTGATGATTACAGCACTTATTGTCCAAATAATTATTGAAGTATAAAGGTAATTTGGTTTGGGTTGAAAATAAAATTTCGAAATTAAAATTCCTGCAATTACCGAAAATACAATTCCACCGATAAATCCTTCTACGGTTTTTTTAGGTGATATTCTTTCGATAAGCTTGTGTTTCCCAATTGATTTTCCAACGATATACGCAAAAGTATCATTTGTCCAAATCAGGATAAAAATACTGATAATTATTTTGGGTCTGAAGCTATTATAGGAAAACGGAATTTTTGTAATGATAATGAATGGAAGAATAACGTAACCAATGGTGTAAACGTATTTCGAAAGCGTGTCGAAAGTTTCTTTTTTTGAATTGAAAAGCAGCAATAAACATTTTATCGAAACGAATAGCGTTGCGATTAAAAGCAAAACATCATTTGTCTGATTTGTTCTAAATTGGGTCGCTAAACAATAGGCTGAAGTGCCTAAAAGAATCGGTGCTATTTTGTTTAAATGAACTAACTGGCAAAATTCATAAACAGCAATTATCATAAATATTCCGAATAGCAGATAAAAACTATTCACAGAATAGGAAGTGGCGATTATAAGCAGCGCAACATAAACTACACCAGATAATAATCTCTTTAGCGATTCGTTCATCTTATAAATCTTCTAGAAGCAGCAAATACAAGTTTTTCGCTGTGCTTCCATATTGAAGAAAGTCTTCGTCTTTTGCTTTCTCAAAATATTTTATAGTGGTAATATTTGTTGGATAGTCTTTTTCGTATTTCTTTTTAATCACACGAAGGCCATCACTTTTTGCCTCTAAAATTTGACTGGTTGTAGCTAAAATTATGATGTTGTTTGGCAAATCATTTGGCTTGTTTTGCTTAATTTGATTGGATGAAAAAAGCACTGAACCTTCATCAGCAATCAGGTTTTCGCAACTGGCAAATAAAAATTTCGGATTTACAGGTTTATCGTAGTGAAGTTTATTCTCGTCCAACATACTATAAAGCTTTGGCTCATAGCATAAGGCTTCGCATTCAAACCAATCATTTTCTTCTAAAATATTCAGAAATTGGTCTTTTACCTCGTTTAAGTTTTCACAATATAAAAACTTTCCGCCATTTTTTTTGAAGTTATATGTGAACTTTTCATCTACCGGAAGTAATGAAAAGCTGGAAGGAGCATTGTTGAATTCGCTTTGACTTTCTTCGTCAGAGGCATCATTACCGGTGCCAAAAATTTTTCTGAAAAGACTCATGCTTGTTTTGGTATAATCTAGGTTTAAAATTGAAATCCTTCAAAGATAAAAAAATCTTAATTCAAAAGTAAGTTTTGAATTAAGATTTTAAAAAAATGTTAAAAAACATTAGTTATACTAATTCCGTTTCTTCAGGCGGAAGGTTAAAAGGCCTTGCTCCAAAAATAGCTTCCAAATCATCTTTAAAAATAACTTCTTTTTCAATCAGGATAGCAGCAAGTTGTTCCAATTTTTCTTTGTTATCTTCCAGGATTTTTATAGCTCTTTGATATTCATTTTCAATTAGTTTTGAAATTTCTTTATCAATTACTAAGGCTGTTTCTTCTGAATAAGGTTTTGAGAAACTGTATTCACTTTGTCCCGTTGAATCGTAATAGGTTATATTTCCCAATTCATCATTCAATCCGTAGATGGTAACCATCGCTCTTGCTTGTCGGGTTACTTTTTCCAAATCGCTCAAAGCACCGGTTGAAATTTTACCAAAGACAACTTTTTCTGCTGCTCTTCCTCCCATAGTGGCGCACATTTCATCTAGCATTTGCTCCGTACGAACAATTAATCTTTCTTCAGGTAAATACCAGGCAGCACCTAAGCTTTGTCCTCTTGGAACAATCGTAACTTTTATCAATGGCGCAGCATGTTCCAGCATCCAGCTTACGGTAGCATGACCGGCTTCGTGAACAGCAATCGCGTGTTTCTCTTCGGTGGTTACGATTTTATTTTTCTTTTCTAATCCACCAACAATTCGGTCAACGGCATCTAAAAAGTCTTGTTTGTCAACCGCAGTTTTATTATTTCTGGCCGCAATTAAAGCTGCTTCGTTACAAACGTTTGCAATATCAGCACCCGAGAATCCCGGAGTTTGTTTGGCTAAAAATTCAGTATCTAAATTTTCTACTTTTTTAAGCGGAGCCAGATGCACTTCAAAGATTTCTTTTCTTTCTCTAATGTCCGGTAAGTCAACATAAATCTGTCTGTCAAAGCGACCTGCACGCATCAAGGCTTTGTCTAATACATCAGCTCTGTTGGTTGCCGCGATTACGATTACATGTGTATTGGTACCAAAACCGTCCATTTCGGTTAGTAATTGGTTCAAAGTATTTTCGCGTTCGTCATTACCGCCCGACATATTGTTTTTTCCTCTGGCTCTACCAACGGCATCAATTTCATCAATAAAGATTATAGATGGCGCTTTGTCTTTGGCTTGTTTGAATAAATCTCTAACACGGGAAGCACCAACACCAACAAACATTTCAACAAAATCGGAACCCGATAATGAGAAGAAAGGAACTTTAGCTTCACCGGCAACGGCTTTCGCTAATAATGTTTTTCCGGTTCCCGGAGGACCAACTAAAAGTGCGCCTTTTGGAATTTTTCCACCTAAAATGGTATACTTTTCAGGAGTCTTAAGAAATTCTACAATTTCCTGTATTTCTTCTTTAGCACCTTCTAAACCGGCAACGTCTTTAAAAGTGGTTTTAACTTCTGTTTTTTCGTCAAAAAGTTTGGCTCTCGATTTTCCAATATTGAAGATTTGACCTCCGCCACCGCCAGCTCCGCCAGACATTCTGCGCATAATCAATATCCAAAGACCAATGATGATTACAAAAGGTAAGATGCCCATTAAAAGTTCACCCCAATTGCTTTTGGCTTTGAAATCGTAATCTTTTATTTTACCTTCCTGAGCCGCTTTTTCAATTTTATTTTGGAAACTTTCGTCATTTCCTATATCGAAAGAGTAGTGTGGGCCTTTATTTACACCGCCCATCATGTCTTTTGCTACTTTGGCATTTGCCTTATCTTTCAGAGCTTCTTTTGTCAGGTAGGCTTCACCTTCTGTTTTGTTGTAGATGATTACTTTTTCAATTTGCCCTTTGTTTAGATACTCATTGAATTTTGCAGAGGATATTTTGGTAGTGTCCTGAAAACCGGAACCTCCGAAGTAGTTAAGTGCAATGAATCCGATGATTACTACAACGTATATTAACCACGGACTTATCTTGAAATTATTAGGTTTTTTTTCGTTAGCCATTTTATTCTATGAACTATTTTTTAATATTTATTTTGGATGGTAGTTATTTTGGCATCTCCCCAAAGTCCTTCTATGTTATAGAATTCGCGAATTTGTTTTTGGAAAACATGCACCACAATGTTTACATAATCCATTAAAACCCATTCGGCATTATCCGTTCCTTCAACGTGCCAAGGTTTATCTTTCAATTCTTTAGAAACTAATTTTTGGATGGAGTTAACAATCGCGTTAACTTGTGTATTCGAACTACCATTACAGATTATAAAGTAATCACAAACTGCTGTATCAATGGCTCTCAAATCGAGGATGTCAATATCATTTCCTTTTACTTCTTCTATGCCTTTTATGATGTTCGCCAAAAGAACATCTGAGTTAACCGTTTTCTTCGTCATTTATATTTATGTATGTTTTGCAAATGTATTACTTTTTGTCTTTATTTTTGCTTAACAAAAGTTTAAAATTCATTAATATTTACCATTGTAACATGCCTTTAATCAAACTCGATGCCATAGATTCGACGAATGACTTTCTAAAGCAATTGTTTAAAGATTCTGTGGTCGAAGATTATACGATTGTCATGGCTAATGAACAAACCAAAGGCAAAGGGCAAATGGGTGCCAAATGGATTTCTGAACCTGGTAAAAACCTTACTATGAGTGTTTTGGTTAAGGATGTCCATCTCAAAAATCAAAACATTTATGATTTTAATATTGCGGTTGCACTATCGGTATCGGATACTTTAAAAAAAATGGGGTTGCCTAACATTTCAATAAAATGGCCCAACGACATTATGTCAGATTCGAAGAAAGTGTCAGGGATTTTAATAGAAAATATCTTTAAGCATGACGGTAATTTTAATTCTGTCATCGGAATCGGATTGAATGTAAACCAAACTGATTTTAAAGATTTGCCTCAGGCAACTTCACTAAAATGCATCACTGGGAAAGATTACGACTTGGAAGAAATCGCGTTACTTTTGTCTGATTCTTTGCGGGGATTTATACAGGTATTAGCAAAACACCGTGAAATACTTTGGGATTTTTACCATCAAAATCTGTATAAATTAAATTATCCGTCGCCTTTTGAAGATAAAAATGGGAATCGTTTTATGGGCATCATCAAAAAAGTTACCCGCGATGGAAAACTTGAGGTTCTACTAGATGATGATAACGTAACTCATTACGATGTTAAAGAGATAAAAATGTTGTTTTAGTGTTTTAGAGTTATAGCAAATCCGTCGGCTATAGATTGATCAATAACAAGGCTGTCATTTGCTATCGAATAACATCCGTATTCAGCACCGTTGATATAGATACTTTCGGAGCAAGGCATTCCCGGGTTATTGGCGAAGTGATAATTATAAACCCCAGTCTCTAAAACATCCCACAAATTTGAATCAGTGTTATTATTGGTCACCGTTACAGTTTGTGTTATCGGATTAAAATCCCAAGTAATCATTCCTTCGGGGAAATCGTTGTTTATTCCGGCAAATGTTCCGCTTACGTTAACTAATTTCCATTGTCCGGTAACGGTATCATGTGCTGAAGTATTTGAATCTTTGCTACATCCAACCAATAAAAGGGTCATTAAAATTCCTAAAATCGAGAGTTGCTTTTTCATTTTCTTATTGTTTTTTATCGAGATACTTTCGCTTAAAAATGGTTGCGCTGGAGAATTAAAAAAATGTAAATCAAGATAACATTAAATTGAAAATAATTCTTTTTCTTTGGAGCTAAATTAATTACTTTTGTGGCACATTTAGCTGAATCAGTTCAGTATCTCACAATCTAACTCATTATTATGAACATACACGAATATCAAGGTAAAGAAATTTTAGCCAGCTATGGCGTACGAGTTCAACGTGGTATTGTTGCCAACAATCCGGTAGAAGCTGTGGCTGCGGCCAAACAATTAACGGCAGAAACAGGAACCGGTTGGCATGTTATCAAAGCCCAAATTCACGCAGGTGGAAGAGGAAAAGGCGGTGGCGTAAAATTGGCAAAAAACATACAGCAGGTTGAAGAAATATCAGAGCAAATTATTGGGATGATGTTAAAAACACCTCAAACTCCACCAGAAGGAAAACGAGTGCACAAAATTTTGATTGCTGAAGATGTTTATTATCCTGGAGAAAGTGAAACCAAAGAGTTTTACGTGTCTGTTCTTTTAAATAGAGCAAAAGCAAGAAACATGATTATGTATTCTACCGAAGGCGGAATGGATATCGAAGAAGTTGCTGAACACACACCGCATTTAATCTTTACAGAAGAAATTGATCCTTCAGTTGGGTTACAAGGTTTCCAGGCACGTAGAATTGCCTTCAATCTTGGACTTTCAGGAAACGCTTTCAAGGAAATGGTAAAGTTTATAGATTCATTATATAATGCTTATGTAGGTTCCGATGCTTCCATGTTTGAAATAAATCCGGTTTTAAAAACGTCGGATAATAAAATTTTGGCTGTTGATGCCAAAGTAAATATTGATGACAACTCCTTGTATCGTCAGGCAAAATATGCTGACATGCGCGACATTCGTGAAGAAAATCCAATTGAAGTGGAAGCCAAAGAAGTTGGCCTGAACTATGTTGACCTTGACGGAACTGTTGGCTGTATGGTTAACGGTGCCGGATTAGCAATGGCAACAATGGATTTGATTAAATATGCAGGTTTTGAACCGGCAAATTTCCTTGACGTTGGTGGTACTGCAGATGCAAAACGTGTTGAAACTGCGTTTAGAATTATCTTGAAAGATCCAAACGTAAAAGCAATTTTGATTAATATTTTTGGTGGAATTGTTCGTTGCGACAGAGTTGCACAAGGTGTTGTTGATGCTTACAAAAATATGGGTGATGCTATAAAAGTGCCAATCATTGTACGTCTTCAGGGAACTAATGCTGAAATTGCAAAAGAGTTAATTGATAATTCAGGAATGCCAATTTTATCAGCTACACAATTTCAGGAAGCTGCGGACCAGGTTAAAGCTGCTTTGTCATAAAGAAATAAATATATTTAGAAAAAAAATCCTGAGTTAAAGCTCGGGATTTTTTATTATTTTTCGACATTATTTCATCCTATGACACAAATGAGTGCATTTAATTTTTTAACCAAAAGAATAAACATCGGTATCATTTTGATTTCCTCTTTGATGATGTTTGTTGTGCTTAATCTTCCTTTTAAAGCAAAACCTTTTGGAGATGAGACCTTTCATATTGAAGCTAAAAATATGGCTCGTTATATAAAAGGAGATGTTGGTTATGATAAAGTCACGATTACAAAAGCGCCCGGCCCAATTCTTTTTTATACCATACCCTATATTATAGCTTCTTCGAGCGCTACAGACAATCAGCTTTGGGTTTATGCTACTGTGTTTACCTTTCTTATTGTTACCATTAGTTTATTGTTAATTTTTAGGATTGGATCATCTTTTTTTTCAAGGGAAGTTGGTCTTTTAGCCGTATTGCTCTTTTTTGTTTTTCCAATTCATTGTTATTATTCACTTGGAATTTTAGCCGAAGTTCCCGCATTTTTCTCTTTGACTGTAGCTCTTTACGGTTGGTTAATTGCATTTCAGAATCCGAATAAAATAAAAGGCTGGGTTTTACTGATTCTCGGTTTGTGGTTTCTGATTTTGAACCGGCCTAACACTATGCTGATTCTCGGTTTGGGCTTTTTAATTATTGCGTATTCCCTTTTCAGGAGAAAAGAGTTTTTTAAGAGCTATGGAAAAAAATTAGCGTTAACCTTTTGTACTGTTGGATTATTGAGTTTTGGCGTTGTGCAATTGGCAAAAGTCATCACTGGAACAAAGTCAAACGAAAGTCAGGAAGGTTTATTTTATTACGTTGCGCATCAGGGAAGGTTTCAGTTTAGAGAAGAGCCAACCGATTTTAGGTATTGGGAAAGCGATATAAGACCGGATAGTGATGATTATCAAAATTGGGGTAAAAGTGTTCACAAGTTGAATGCAATTGGGATAGAAACCCATCGTTCGCCCACTGAGGTTTATAGAAATTTTTTGATTAATGATGCATTAGAACATCCATTCTGGTTTACGCGACAGTTTTTTATCAAATGCTTTTATGGTCATGTGTATTTTATTAATAGTGTCAAACCCGAGAAATTTCATCTCGGTCCAATCCACGGAACAATCGGGTATTGGTTTGTTATTTTACTTATCAATTGCATTAACATAGCGCTCATTTTTGGTGCTTTACTGTTTTTATTTAAAGAAAAAAATCTCATAAACTATTGGCCATTTTGGGGAGTAATTCTAGCATTGTTAATTTTTCACGGATTGACTTATATGGAACCAAGATATATGTTTCCGTCAAGAGTAGCTTTATACCTTATGAGTGCTGCTGGTTTATATCGAATAAAATGGTTTCAAAATAAAGTTAACTTTATTGCTAAATTTGTCTTTCCAAATAAAATACCAACCAGCTAATGGAAACCAACCAAAAACCAATAATCGGAATTGTCTCTCCTTGTTATAACGAAGAGTTAGTATTGAATGAAACCTCGGCGCAATTAAACGAAATCATAAAGGATTTGGTTGCCCGAAATAGTATTTCAGAAAAGAGCTTTGTGGTTTTTATTGACGATGGAAGCAAGGACAAAACGTGGCATATTATAGAAGAAAAAGCATCGCAATTAACGCATGTCAAAGGCTTGAAATTAGCCGGAAATGTTGGGCATCAAAAAGCGCTGCTGGCAGGATTGCTGACTTTTAAAGATGAAGCCGATGCACTGATTTCTATCGATGCTGATTTGCAGGATGATGTTCGCGTGATTGAAGAAATGATTTTGAAGTTCAAATCAGGAACCGATGTGGTTTATGGCGTTCGAAAAGAAAGAAAGACAGATACTTTTTTCAAACGAAATACGGCTTTGCTTTTTTATAAGTTGATGAACATGATGAAAGTGAATGTTGTTCACAATCATGCCGATTATAGATTGTGTAGTAACAGAGTTTTGAAAGCGTTGGCCGAATTTGGTGAAGTTAATTTATTTCTTCGTGGAATCATACCAAGCATCGGTTTTAGCAATGATGTTGTTTATTACGACCGATTGGAACGCTTTGCCGGAGAATCTAAATATCCATTCCGAAAAATGGCAGCCTTTGCATGGAATGGCGTAACTTCTTTTAGTAATTACCCTTTGA is part of the Flavobacterium sangjuense genome and harbors:
- a CDS encoding NADP-dependent glyceraldehyde-3-phosphate dehydrogenase, which produces MNTIPTEFQITKLLHQDTYLVDGQLKKWTGETSEVYSTISSTENYAPTLLGSIPTMGEAAAAEVVESAVAAYNNGQGLWPTMKVIDRIRCMENFVTQMKAARSEVVKYLMWEIGKSLPDSEKEFDRTVEYIYDTIEDYKELDRNNARFTKSQGVNAMVRRGPLGVVLCLGPYNYPLNETFSLLIPAIIMGNTVIFKPAKHGVLLISPLLEAFKSSFPKGVINIVYGRGREVASPIMKSGKVDILALIGNSKSAIALQDLHPNKNRLRLILGLEAKNPAIILPDADLDLAIQECIMGTLSFNGQRCTALKILYVHESIAAEFNRRFTDKVDALPFGNPWEKGVSLTPLPEKDKPDYIQELIDDAITKGAKVINAKGGERSDNYIFPAVLFPINKEMRVYHEEQFGPVIPIITFKDIQEPLNDMAESNYGQQVSLFGKDIKTIAPLIDTLVNLVCRVNLNSSCQRGPDVYPFTGRKDSAVGTLSIHDALRSFSIRTFVASKDNAYNNAILQELLNSKESNFINTDYIL
- a CDS encoding superoxide dismutase gives rise to the protein MKKIFSIVLCFSFILLLPSCKRKKLTEVVEVPLPSAEEKITIGQPDDVSAIEGQFSLTKLPYQYNELEPSIDILTMEVHYSKHYLTYTNNLNKLVVEDPTLIDLSIEDILKKCDGSNADLKNNAGGYYNHSLFWEGMAPKSGGQPKDTLATLITRDFGSFDVFKTQFTDAADKQFGSGWAWLVVDKTGKLQVTSTPNQDNPLMPKQIVSGTPILNLDVWEHAYYLDYQYKRKRYIDNFFKIINWKKVSERYEEATAKK
- a CDS encoding acyl-CoA-binding protein, with amino-acid sequence MDEKELEIRFQEAVEIASKMSQSELPQDVQLRLYAYYKQATFGTINYNNSADFDLRNAFKTNAWMQISHLSIDEAKELYTEAIHEIANSKK
- a CDS encoding phosphatidylserine decarboxylase family protein produces the protein MFHKEGGKIILIATTLTVIITLFAPKLTSIIWLEKTIQIAALVFLLLILQFFRNPNRKIEANDKVVLAPVDGKVVVIEEVFEEEYFKDKRLQVSIFMSPINVHVTRYCVSGKIKYSKYHPGKYLVAWHPKASTENERTTVVIESRVFGEILYRQIAGALARRIVNYAEEGMQVRQGDDAGFIKFGSRVDIYFPLGTKVEVKLQQNAVGNQTVIAIKE
- a CDS encoding phosphatidate cytidylyltransferase, with protein sequence MNESLKRLLSGVVYVALLIIATSYSVNSFYLLFGIFMIIAVYEFCQLVHLNKIAPILLGTSAYCLATQFRTNQTNDVLLLIATLFVSIKCLLLLFNSKKETFDTLSKYVYTIGYVILPFIIITKIPFSYNSFRPKIIISIFILIWTNDTFAYIVGKSIGKHKLIERISPKKTVEGFIGGIVFSVIAGILISKFYFQPKPNYLYTSIIIWTISAVIISIFSTLGDLIESKFKRIAGVKDSGNIMPGHGGILDRLDSIIFVAPFVYLFYQILYYVS
- a CDS encoding lactate utilization protein B/C, coding for MSLFRKIFGTGNDASDEESQSEFNNAPSSFSLLPVDEKFTYNFKKNGGKFLYCENLNEVKDQFLNILEENDWFECEALCYEPKLYSMLDENKLHYDKPVNPKFLFASCENLIADEGSVLFSSNQIKQNKPNDLPNNIIILATTSQILEAKSDGLRVIKKKYEKDYPTNITTIKYFEKAKDEDFLQYGSTAKNLYLLLLEDL
- the ftsH gene encoding ATP-dependent zinc metalloprotease FtsH, which encodes MANEKKPNNFKISPWLIYVVVIIGFIALNYFGGSGFQDTTKISSAKFNEYLNKGQIEKVIIYNKTEGEAYLTKEALKDKANAKVAKDMMGGVNKGPHYSFDIGNDESFQNKIEKAAQEGKIKDYDFKAKSNWGELLMGILPFVIIIGLWILIMRRMSGGAGGGGGQIFNIGKSRAKLFDEKTEVKTTFKDVAGLEGAKEEIQEIVEFLKTPEKYTILGGKIPKGALLVGPPGTGKTLLAKAVAGEAKVPFFSLSGSDFVEMFVGVGASRVRDLFKQAKDKAPSIIFIDEIDAVGRARGKNNMSGGNDERENTLNQLLTEMDGFGTNTHVIVIAATNRADVLDKALMRAGRFDRQIYVDLPDIRERKEIFEVHLAPLKKVENLDTEFLAKQTPGFSGADIANVCNEAALIAARNNKTAVDKQDFLDAVDRIVGGLEKKNKIVTTEEKHAIAVHEAGHATVSWMLEHAAPLIKVTIVPRGQSLGAAWYLPEERLIVRTEQMLDEMCATMGGRAAEKVVFGKISTGALSDLEKVTRQARAMVTIYGLNDELGNITYYDSTGQSEYSFSKPYSEETALVIDKEISKLIENEYQRAIKILEDNKEKLEQLAAILIEKEVIFKDDLEAIFGARPFNLPPEETELV
- the rsfS gene encoding ribosome silencing factor, yielding MTKKTVNSDVLLANIIKGIEEVKGNDIDILDLRAIDTAVCDYFIICNGSSNTQVNAIVNSIQKLVSKELKDKPWHVEGTDNAEWVLMDYVNIVVHVFQKQIREFYNIEGLWGDAKITTIQNKY
- a CDS encoding biotin--[acetyl-CoA-carboxylase] ligase; translation: MPLIKLDAIDSTNDFLKQLFKDSVVEDYTIVMANEQTKGKGQMGAKWISEPGKNLTMSVLVKDVHLKNQNIYDFNIAVALSVSDTLKKMGLPNISIKWPNDIMSDSKKVSGILIENIFKHDGNFNSVIGIGLNVNQTDFKDLPQATSLKCITGKDYDLEEIALLLSDSLRGFIQVLAKHREILWDFYHQNLYKLNYPSPFEDKNGNRFMGIIKKVTRDGKLEVLLDDDNVTHYDVKEIKMLF
- the sucC gene encoding ADP-forming succinate--CoA ligase subunit beta: MNIHEYQGKEILASYGVRVQRGIVANNPVEAVAAAKQLTAETGTGWHVIKAQIHAGGRGKGGGVKLAKNIQQVEEISEQIIGMMLKTPQTPPEGKRVHKILIAEDVYYPGESETKEFYVSVLLNRAKARNMIMYSTEGGMDIEEVAEHTPHLIFTEEIDPSVGLQGFQARRIAFNLGLSGNAFKEMVKFIDSLYNAYVGSDASMFEINPVLKTSDNKILAVDAKVNIDDNSLYRQAKYADMRDIREENPIEVEAKEVGLNYVDLDGTVGCMVNGAGLAMATMDLIKYAGFEPANFLDVGGTADAKRVETAFRIILKDPNVKAILINIFGGIVRCDRVAQGVVDAYKNMGDAIKVPIIVRLQGTNAEIAKELIDNSGMPILSATQFQEAADQVKAALS
- a CDS encoding ArnT family glycosyltransferase produces the protein MSAFNFLTKRINIGIILISSLMMFVVLNLPFKAKPFGDETFHIEAKNMARYIKGDVGYDKVTITKAPGPILFYTIPYIIASSSATDNQLWVYATVFTFLIVTISLLLIFRIGSSFFSREVGLLAVLLFFVFPIHCYYSLGILAEVPAFFSLTVALYGWLIAFQNPNKIKGWVLLILGLWFLILNRPNTMLILGLGFLIIAYSLFRRKEFFKSYGKKLALTFCTVGLLSFGVVQLAKVITGTKSNESQEGLFYYVAHQGRFQFREEPTDFRYWESDIRPDSDDYQNWGKSVHKLNAIGIETHRSPTEVYRNFLINDALEHPFWFTRQFFIKCFYGHVYFINSVKPEKFHLGPIHGTIGYWFVILLINCINIALIFGALLFLFKEKNLINYWPFWGVILALLIFHGLTYMEPRYMFPSRVALYLMSAAGLYRIKWFQNKVNFIAKFVFPNKIPTS